In the genome of Thunnus thynnus chromosome 6, fThuThy2.1, whole genome shotgun sequence, the window ACTTCCTCCCAGTCACGTCGCCATCTTGCCACGCACCCatacccacacccacacacaaatacatgctcCCGCTTGCATGTGTTTTCGCTGTACACAGCTGTTTTGTGTATGATATTGCTTaggtaggattagattttaggatagtGATTTATTGATCAAAGCATCGGCTAACTTTGTTAACTCTGCTattgtttaataaacactgttatatctttaaagagaagtcttttgtccttattgtgttttatatattctgaaaagtggctgattgagagaGTCACAGCTCGAACTCAAACCTTCATTCAcctgtgaatgttgatatcCCTCAGATTTTAGCATTCTAGAtgaactcttttatgagactaccttattgtttggttattggtcctggtttccgggtggtgccctgtaattattaattcatattaattatacacattacaattatctctgataattattaataattgcTAATATCCAACCGTGCTCCTCACAAATCCAACAGTTGGAGTCCCCATGTGAGGCTCTTTAACAGTTGGTGCCCtgtattattaattcatattaataatatctTGATTTTATAGTTCataattatctctgataattatgaaagcgcttttacactacaagccacattcacccattcatacagACATGCATACACTGATAGCaggggctgccatgcaaggtgagTGATTAAAGGTGCTAAGGTGGGTGGTAAAGGTGAGtgataaaataatgttaaaatacaacacatgcaataaaatgaaataacaacAGTATGAAATCACTAAGTATCTAGTTAACTTCAACACAAAAGGTTCAAAAAGAGAAATCATCAAGTTTCATATGCAACAAGTTTAGCATTGATCCATCTGTGAAAGGTGAAGGTGatcataaacacatgaaaaatgacgGACGATTACAAGGTTAGTATAAGATACAGTGCAATATCTGATAAAAGGTGCAATTTTAGGCAAAGGGAGGAAACATGCTTTAGATTAATCCCACAGAGCTATGTCTCCATTGCTGGATATATCTCAACACTGCTGTTTGTAACACGAATACCATACCATTGTGCCCAAAACTGTGTGTCCTTGCCTCCGTGGGTGAAACGGATGTATCTTACTCCTGGTCCGTAGTCCTGGAATACATAGgtcatctgaaaaataaatatcagtCAATCTAGAGTTGTCTTTGGGATTTGTTCCTCTGctaaaaacatcattttatcaGTTAGGGCCCCGTGCTCTGTTCATAGCTGATTCCATTTCTGATCGCTCCACTGCTCAAAGTAAACCGTCTCAGCAAATAGTTGGACAGGCCTCTTACTTTGAGTCAGCAATTCTATGCGGATCAGATATTCAGAGCCACAATCCCATCGTGGTGCATACCTAATGtaagacagacacacaagcatGTGAACGTACAGTAGATGCTTATTTACTTTGAGTGATTTGGAAACAGTTTTGAAATTTAGGACTCCAAAGTCTCCAAAGAGATTACAGCATTATTCCATTTGTTGACGTATAATGACATTGTTAATACCATGTTTTTTAACTCTGCACAATAATTGGCTGTTAAATCTAGATTGTGTCAATTTACCTTTAATTAAGGAATTTACGTAATGAGCTGTGACAATATTTAATGTGTATTGTTCCCAAAAGTGTAGTAGATGCGCACATCCAATAAACTTCAAACAGGTGCTGGACCAAAGAAACAATGCaacaaagaaagatgaaggtCCGCACACTGTAGCTCCTTTTAATGAGACATCCACCAGTGACGTTTCGAGCTACATGCTCTTCAGACTGTAGCAGCATGTAGCTTGAAACGTCACTGGTGGATGTCTCATTAAACTGCATCTAAGGGAGCTACAGTGTGTGGACCTTCATCTCTTTATGTGTATTGTTCTCACCAATCAGATACTTTGATGTCCGGCTGGAAATGA includes:
- the LOC137185370 gene encoding F-box only protein 6-like, whose product is MVPHPNEVAQKNFVTSYGMCMKSQVVDLEVEGYNLSFMDHFQPDIKVSDWYAPRWDCGSEYLIRIELLTQSKRPVQLFAETVYFEQWSDQKWNQMTYVFQDYGPGVRYIRFTHGGKDTQFWAQWYGIRVTNSSVEIYPAMET